One window from the genome of Moraxella nasibovis encodes:
- a CDS encoding D-amino acid dehydrogenase: MWLVANPKPKSVTVMGAGVTGVASAWYLSQAGFEVTVIDRQSLPAMETSFANGGQISVCHATPWANPATPKKALAWLAKPDAPLLYRLNANAEQWRFIWRFLRECTAKRADDNLKQMVNLGLYSRATFKALMDELPMNFEQRLQGIMHFYTSPDEYQAAVAPTQRMQTLGCHRTLITPATARTIEPALSVLGDALVGATHTDADFSANAHLFTNELAKHCQEHGVRFVYDTHIDRIGFDGTHITHLELSKNNHSFTHTSEHYVVCLASFGKRLLDPLGVHLPIFPAKGYSATYAVRDGKRVPQVSLIDDEYKLVMSRFSSEKRDVLRVAGTAEFNGYNTQLDQTRCQAITHRVQTLFGDALDYDEPNYWTGLRPMTPSNVPLIGRAYLGKIWHGQTATPNRKFDNLWLNTGHGTLGLTHSCGSAKALSLLMAGQTPPIDFAFIGA, from the coding sequence ATGTGGCTCGTGGCTAATCCCAAGCCAAAAAGCGTAACCGTCATGGGTGCTGGCGTAACGGGCGTTGCCAGTGCGTGGTATCTGTCACAAGCAGGTTTTGAAGTGACCGTCATTGACCGCCAAAGTCTGCCTGCGATGGAGACCAGCTTTGCCAATGGCGGGCAGATTTCGGTATGCCACGCAACCCCTTGGGCAAATCCTGCCACACCCAAAAAAGCCTTGGCGTGGCTTGCCAAGCCTGACGCACCCTTATTGTATCGGCTCAATGCCAATGCCGAACAATGGCGGTTTATTTGGCGGTTTTTAAGAGAATGCACCGCCAAGCGTGCCGATGACAATCTTAAACAAATGGTCAATCTGGGGCTGTATTCTCGAGCGACTTTTAAGGCTTTGATGGACGAGCTGCCGATGAATTTTGAGCAGCGTTTGCAAGGAATCATGCACTTTTATACCAGTCCTGATGAATATCAAGCCGCCGTCGCCCCCACCCAGCGTATGCAAACGCTTGGCTGTCATCGCACACTCATCACGCCTGCCACAGCACGCACGATAGAGCCTGCATTGTCGGTGCTGGGCGATGCTTTGGTTGGGGCGACGCATACAGATGCTGATTTTTCTGCCAATGCCCATTTATTCACCAACGAACTTGCCAAACACTGCCAAGAACATGGCGTTCGCTTTGTCTATGACACGCACATTGACCGCATTGGCTTTGATGGCACGCACATCACGCATTTAGAACTTAGCAAAAACAACCACTCATTCACACACACAAGCGAGCATTATGTCGTCTGTCTGGCAAGTTTTGGCAAAAGATTGCTTGATCCTTTGGGCGTGCATTTGCCCATTTTCCCTGCCAAAGGCTACTCGGCGACTTATGCCGTGCGTGATGGCAAACGAGTGCCACAAGTCAGCCTGATTGATGATGAATACAAGCTGGTCATGAGCCGATTTAGCAGTGAAAAGCGAGATGTCCTGCGAGTGGCAGGGACAGCAGAATTTAACGGCTATAACACACAACTTGACCAGACTCGCTGTCAGGCGATCACACACCGAGTGCAGACGCTGTTTGGCGATGCTTTGGATTATGACGAGCCAAACTACTGGACAGGACTTCGCCCCATGACGCCGTCCAATGTACCACTCATTGGGCGAGCGTATCTGGGCAAGATTTGGCACGGTCAGACCGCCACGCCCAACCGTAAATTTGACAATTTATGGCTCAATACAGGGCATGGCACGCTGGGACTGACCCATTCGTGTGGTTCGGCAAAGGCATTATCCTTGCTCATGGCAGGGCAGACACCGCCCATTGATTTTGCGTTTATTGGTGCTTAA
- the trxA gene encoding thioredoxin, whose amino-acid sequence MSLINTTDATFEQDVLQSDKPVLVDFWAAWCGPCKAIAPTLEELAADYEGRANIVKINVDDNPETAARFGIRSIPTLFVFKNGEKVDTIVGSRPKSEFAELLDKHL is encoded by the coding sequence ATGTCACTAATCAACACCACCGACGCAACCTTTGAACAAGATGTCCTACAATCTGATAAGCCTGTGCTTGTGGACTTTTGGGCAGCTTGGTGCGGTCCTTGCAAAGCCATCGCTCCAACCCTAGAAGAGCTGGCGGCAGACTATGAAGGTCGTGCCAACATCGTCAAAATAAATGTCGATGACAACCCTGAGACCGCTGCACGCTTTGGCATTCGTAGCATTCCGACGCTGTTTGTCTTTAAAAATGGCGAAAAAGTGGACACCATCGTCGGCAGCCGTCCGAAGTCAGAATTTGCCGAGCTTTTGGACAAGCACCTATAA
- a CDS encoding PIN domain-containing protein, which translates to MKALLDVNFLIILLDSGHKNHHIVKEWFLDFAENPNNIWLSCATTQMGCIRILSTPTYSNPFKIQEIQKVLTGLINNTNHQFILSDIDLSNNDLINWQHIQGNKQLTDVYLLALAKLHNASFVSLDAKISPIVIKGFDSQNLITLL; encoded by the coding sequence ATGAAAGCCTTATTGGATGTCAACTTTCTAATTATTTTATTAGATAGTGGACATAAAAATCATCATATTGTCAAAGAATGGTTTTTGGATTTTGCTGAAAATCCTAATAATATTTGGTTAAGTTGTGCCACAACACAAATGGGCTGTATTCGCATTTTATCCACACCCACTTATAGTAATCCATTTAAAATCCAAGAAATTCAAAAAGTTTTGACGGGATTGATTAATAACACCAATCACCAATTTATCTTGTCGGATATTGATTTAAGCAATAATGATTTGATAAATTGGCAACACATTCAAGGCAATAAACAATTAACCGATGTTTATTTATTGGCATTGGCAAAATTACATAATGCCAGTTTTGTGTCATTGGATGCCAAAATTAGCCCTATTGTTATCAAAGGCTTTGATAGCCAAAATTTAATTACTTTATTATAG
- the hemL gene encoding glutamate-1-semialdehyde 2,1-aminomutase, which yields MTTLTADQVLFEKAKRHIPGGVNSPVRAFAGVGGTPVFVSRAKGAYIYDTENRPYIDYVGSWGPMILGHAHDKVIDAVKLAADDGLSFGAPTPFETTMADLICDLLPHIELIRMVSSGTEATMSAIRLARGYTGRDKIVKFEGCYHGHSDSLLVKAGSGMLDIGEPTSKGVPADFAKHTLTLPYNDVGALKSAFEKFGSELACVIVEPIAGNMNMIIPTQEFHATLRELCTRYGTVLIFDEVMTGFRVGLKGASEHFGITPDLTTFGKIIGAGLPVGAFGGKREIMECIAPLGGVYQAGTLSGNPLAMRAGKAMFEELTKPDFYKELTDKTEYLVNGLTEKAQKHGIAFSACFVGGMFGLFFSETLPRNFGDVANADTARFNQFFHAMLKQGVYLAPSAFEASFMSSAHTYEDLDKTIDCADKAFAELK from the coding sequence ATGACAACCCTAACCGCCGACCAAGTCTTATTTGAAAAAGCCAAACGCCATATCCCTGGGGGTGTAAACTCGCCCGTGCGTGCCTTTGCAGGGGTGGGCGGTACGCCTGTGTTCGTGAGCCGTGCCAAAGGTGCGTACATTTATGATACCGAAAACCGCCCCTACATTGACTATGTCGGCTCGTGGGGACCGATGATTTTGGGACACGCTCACGATAAGGTCATTGATGCCGTAAAATTAGCGGCTGATGACGGCTTGTCTTTTGGTGCGCCCACACCCTTTGAGACGACAATGGCGGATTTGATTTGCGATTTGCTCCCACACATTGAACTCATTCGTATGGTGTCAAGTGGCACAGAGGCGACAATGAGTGCCATTCGTCTGGCTCGTGGCTACACAGGGCGAGATAAAATCGTCAAATTTGAAGGCTGTTATCACGGTCATTCTGACAGCCTGCTTGTCAAGGCTGGCTCTGGCATGCTGGACATTGGCGAGCCAACAAGTAAGGGCGTGCCTGCTGATTTTGCTAAGCATACGCTGACTTTACCTTATAATGATGTGGGGGCGTTGAAGTCGGCTTTTGAAAAGTTTGGGAGCGAGCTTGCCTGCGTGATTGTTGAGCCGATTGCAGGCAATATGAATATGATTATTCCGACACAGGAATTTCACGCCACGCTACGAGAGCTTTGCACCCGATACGGCACGGTGCTGATTTTTGATGAAGTGATGACGGGCTTTCGTGTTGGGCTAAAAGGGGCGAGCGAGCATTTTGGCATTACGCCTGATTTGACGACTTTTGGTAAGATTATTGGGGCGGGCTTGCCCGTGGGAGCATTTGGCGGTAAGCGTGAGATTATGGAATGTATCGCTCCTTTGGGCGGTGTGTACCAAGCAGGGACACTCTCTGGCAACCCCCTAGCCATGCGAGCGGGTAAGGCGATGTTCGAAGAATTAACCAAGCCTGATTTTTACAAAGAATTAACTGACAAAACCGAATATTTGGTGAATGGCTTGACCGAAAAAGCCCAAAAACACGGCATTGCTTTTAGTGCGTGCTTTGTGGGCGGTATGTTTGGTTTGTTCTTTAGCGAGACTTTGCCGAGGAATTTTGGCGATGTGGCAAATGCTGACACCGCACGCTTCAACCAGTTTTTCCATGCCATGCTCAAACAAGGCGTATATCTTGCCCCATCTGCGTTTGAGGCGTCATTTATGTCGTCCGCTCACACTTATGAAGATTTGGATAAGACGATTGACTGTGCAGATAAGGCGTTTGCTGAACTTAAATAA
- the secA gene encoding preprotein translocase subunit SecA, with translation MLSKIIGSVIGTKNERELKRMRKVVAKINAYEPTIQTLTDEELRQKTFEFKNRYEQGESLDSILPEAFAVCREASIRVNGMRHYDVQLIGGMTLHEGKIAEMKTGEGKTLMATLAIYLNAISGKGVHVVTVNDYLAGRDAELNRPLFGFLGLTVGVIYSQQPPQEKFEAYRADITYGTNNEYGFDYLRDNMVFSLSEKKQRPLNYCIIDEIDSILIDEARTPLIISGQAEDSAELYALINNIVPRLTRSEDEELNKDNKDGDFWIDEKNRAIEISEKGYEKIEGFLVEVGQLGENESLYSPARLPLLAHVQAAIRAHHIFVKNIHYIVQDGEVVIVDENTGRTMPGRRWSEGLHQAVEAKEGVEIQAENQTMATTTFQNYFRLYDKLSGMTGTADTEAAEFKSTYELEVVIIPTHRPIARIDMDDQIFLTKLGKYQGIIREIKQITAKGAPVLVGTATIEASEELSYLLDQEGISHNVLNAKQHEREAEIIAQAGRPKAVTIATNMAGRGTDIILGGNWQAQVENLHELTEEQKAALQAEWQARNEAVKQAGGLHIIGSERHESRRIDNQLRGRAGRQGDPGQSRFFLSLEDDLMRIFAGDRVTNMFRAMGLKEDEAIEHKMVSRSIENAQGKVEARDFDARKNLLKYDDVANDQRKVIYAQRDDLLGQADLQESIKQMHHEVYNVLISQFVPPGSVDDQWNIDGLEDEIEEAFRFYMPINDWLDADRRLDEEGLRAKIIDTAIARYEDRRAQMGEESAASLERHFMLQSLDRHWKEHLTQMDQLRKGIHLRSYAQKNPEQEYKRESFELFVSMLGAVKSDIVQDLARVHVPTPEELAALEEERRRQVESMRMQFEHHDLAEMEAQAERRSVPSQNISLTLGAAASAGQVERRADDEVVIPQNINRNAPCPCGSGLKYKQCHGKIS, from the coding sequence ATGTTAAGTAAAATTATCGGCAGTGTCATTGGCACAAAAAACGAACGAGAACTCAAGCGTATGCGTAAGGTCGTGGCGAAAATCAACGCCTACGAGCCGACCATTCAGACGCTGACCGATGAAGAACTGCGTCAAAAAACCTTTGAGTTTAAAAACCGCTACGAGCAGGGCGAGAGCTTGGACAGTATTTTGCCTGAGGCCTTTGCGGTGTGTCGTGAGGCGTCCATTCGTGTCAATGGCATGAGACATTATGATGTTCAGCTCATTGGCGGTATGACCCTACACGAGGGCAAGATTGCCGAGATGAAAACAGGCGAGGGTAAGACGCTCATGGCGACCCTTGCCATCTATCTGAATGCCATCAGTGGTAAGGGTGTGCATGTCGTTACAGTCAATGACTATCTGGCAGGGCGTGATGCTGAGCTCAACCGTCCGTTGTTTGGCTTTTTGGGGCTGACGGTGGGCGTGATTTATAGCCAACAGCCCCCACAAGAGAAGTTTGAGGCGTATCGTGCCGACATCACTTATGGCACGAATAACGAGTACGGCTTTGACTATCTGCGAGACAACATGGTCTTTAGCCTGTCGGAGAAAAAACAGCGTCCGCTCAACTACTGCATCATTGACGAGATTGACAGTATTTTGATTGACGAGGCTCGTACGCCACTCATCATCTCGGGGCAAGCTGAGGACTCAGCCGAGCTGTATGCGCTGATCAATAACATCGTGCCACGCCTGACTCGCTCAGAAGATGAAGAGCTGAATAAAGACAATAAAGATGGTGATTTTTGGATTGATGAGAAAAACCGCGCCATTGAAATCAGCGAGAAAGGCTACGAGAAAATTGAAGGATTTTTGGTAGAGGTGGGACAGCTTGGCGAAAACGAAAGCCTGTACAGTCCAGCTCGTCTGCCACTACTTGCCCATGTGCAAGCGGCGATTCGTGCGCATCATATTTTTGTCAAAAACATTCATTACATCGTTCAAGATGGCGAGGTGGTTATCGTTGATGAAAACACAGGGCGTACCATGCCGGGTCGCCGCTGGTCGGAAGGTCTGCACCAAGCGGTCGAGGCAAAAGAAGGTGTGGAAATCCAAGCTGAAAACCAAACGATGGCGACCACCACTTTCCAAAACTATTTCCGTCTGTATGACAAGCTGTCTGGCATGACAGGTACGGCTGACACTGAGGCGGCAGAATTTAAATCCACTTATGAGCTTGAAGTGGTCATCATTCCAACGCACCGTCCGATCGCTCGTATTGACATGGATGACCAGATTTTCTTGACCAAATTGGGCAAATATCAAGGCATCATCCGTGAAATCAAACAAATCACCGCCAAAGGTGCGCCTGTGCTTGTCGGTACGGCGACGATTGAGGCGAGTGAGGAGCTGTCGTATTTGCTTGACCAAGAAGGCATCAGCCACAATGTGCTAAACGCCAAACAGCACGAACGAGAAGCCGAGATCATCGCTCAGGCAGGTCGCCCAAAGGCAGTCACCATCGCCACCAACATGGCAGGTCGTGGTACGGACATCATTTTGGGAGGTAATTGGCAAGCCCAAGTGGAAAATCTGCATGAATTGACAGAAGAACAAAAGGCAGCCTTGCAAGCTGAGTGGCAAGCTCGTAACGAGGCGGTCAAGCAGGCGGGTGGCTTGCACATCATCGGCTCAGAGCGCCATGAGTCTCGCCGTATTGACAACCAGCTGCGTGGGCGAGCAGGGCGACAAGGCGACCCAGGGCAATCGAGATTTTTCTTATCTTTGGAAGATGATCTGATGCGCATCTTTGCAGGCGACCGTGTGACGAACATGTTCCGTGCGATGGGGCTTAAAGAAGATGAGGCGATTGAGCATAAGATGGTCTCTCGCTCTATTGAAAACGCCCAAGGCAAGGTCGAGGCTCGAGATTTTGACGCACGCAAAAACCTGCTCAAATATGACGATGTGGCGAACGACCAGCGTAAGGTCATCTATGCTCAGCGTGATGATCTTTTGGGGCAGGCTGATTTGCAAGAATCAATCAAGCAAATGCACCATGAGGTGTATAATGTGCTGATCAGTCAGTTTGTACCGCCTGGATCGGTAGATGATCAGTGGAATATTGATGGTCTTGAAGATGAGATTGAAGAGGCGTTCCGTTTTTATATGCCGATCAACGACTGGCTAGATGCCGACCGCCGTCTGGACGAGGAGGGCTTGCGTGCCAAGATCATTGATACTGCCATCGCGCGCTATGAAGACAGACGGGCACAGATGGGTGAGGAAAGTGCCGCATCGCTTGAGCGTCATTTCATGCTACAAAGCCTTGATCGCCACTGGAAAGAGCATCTGACCCAGATGGATCAGCTAAGAAAGGGCATCCATTTGCGCAGCTATGCACAGAAAAACCCTGAGCAGGAATATAAGCGTGAGTCGTTTGAGCTGTTTGTGTCCATGCTTGGCGCCGTCAAGTCCGACATCGTACAGGACTTGGCACGAGTGCATGTGCCGACGCCAGAGGAGCTTGCAGCGCTTGAAGAGGAGCGTCGCCGTCAAGTGGAATCCATGCGCATGCAATTTGAACATCATGATTTGGCAGAAATGGAGGCGCAAGCAGAGCGTCGTTCGGTACCAAGTCAGAACATCAGCCTGACCTTGGGTGCTGCCGCAAGTGCTGGACAAGTTGAGCGTAGGGCAGATGATGAGGTGGTGATTCCACAGAACATCAATCGCAATGCGCCATGCCCTTGTGGCTCAGGGCTGAAATACAAGCAGTGCCACGGCAAAATCAGCTAA
- the asd gene encoding archaetidylserine decarboxylase (Phosphatidylserine decarboxylase is synthesized as a single chain precursor. Generation of the pyruvoyl active site from a Ser is coupled to cleavage of a Gly-Ser bond between the larger (beta) and smaller (alpha chains). It is an integral membrane protein.), with amino-acid sequence MNLFTTLQNIVPQQALSEAAGALAKSQNPYVKKAFVHTFAKAYGIELSEYERGSLDDYASFNDFFTRELKSGVRPIDETAGGIASPADGKISQIGAITHGQLIQAKGRDYEVGQLLADYELGKTFADGSFATIYLAPTNYHRVHMPFDGVLTATRYVPGTLFSVNNTTAEHVPDLFARNERLVCEFDTQWGKACVVLVGAMIVAGIECVATGAIKRTPYIQERTHDLPLKKGDELGRFYLGSTAIIVLPKSANAIWGDEFVHGKVVKMGEKIGQAQS; translated from the coding sequence ATGAACCTATTCACCACCCTACAAAACATCGTCCCACAGCAAGCCCTATCCGAAGCGGCAGGCGCACTTGCCAAAAGCCAAAATCCTTATGTCAAAAAAGCCTTTGTGCATACTTTTGCCAAAGCCTATGGCATTGAGCTTTCGGAATATGAGCGTGGGAGCTTGGACGATTATGCAAGTTTTAACGACTTTTTTACTCGTGAATTAAAAAGTGGCGTGCGTCCGATTGATGAGACGGCGGGCGGCATTGCAAGCCCAGCAGACGGCAAAATCAGTCAAATCGGAGCCATCACGCACGGTCAGCTCATTCAAGCCAAAGGGCGAGATTATGAAGTTGGGCAACTGCTTGCCGACTATGAGCTGGGTAAGACATTCGCGGACGGCTCATTTGCCACCATCTACCTCGCCCCCACCAACTACCACCGTGTGCATATGCCCTTTGACGGTGTGCTTACCGCCACTCGCTATGTACCGGGAACGCTGTTTTCAGTCAATAACACCACCGCTGAGCATGTCCCAGATTTATTTGCTCGCAACGAACGCTTGGTGTGCGAATTTGATACCCAGTGGGGCAAAGCGTGCGTGGTCTTGGTTGGGGCGATGATTGTTGCTGGCATTGAGTGCGTGGCGACAGGGGCAATCAAACGCACGCCTTATATCCAAGAGCGAACGCATGATTTACCGCTTAAAAAAGGCGATGAATTGGGGCGATTTTATTTGGGTTCAACGGCGATTATTGTTTTGCCAAAATCCGCCAATGCCATTTGGGGCGATGAGTTTGTGCATGGTAAAGTGGTAAAAATGGGCGAAAAAATCGGTCAAGCGCAATCTTAA
- a CDS encoding zinc ribbon domain-containing protein YjdM, which translates to MTLPNCPKCDESYTYADGDLLICPMCSHEWTADEMADDVPVIKDAVGNVLSDGDSVTVIKDLKVKGSSTTIKVGTKAKSIRLIYDAPDDHDIDCKIDGFGAMKLKSSVVKKA; encoded by the coding sequence ATGACCTTACCAAACTGCCCAAAATGCGATGAAAGCTACACTTATGCCGATGGCGATTTGCTCATTTGCCCCATGTGTAGCCACGAATGGACGGCAGACGAGATGGCAGACGATGTGCCTGTCATCAAAGATGCGGTGGGTAATGTGCTGTCAGATGGCGACAGCGTTACCGTGATTAAGGATTTGAAGGTCAAAGGCTCAAGCACGACCATCAAAGTCGGCACAAAAGCCAAATCCATTCGCCTGATTTATGACGCACCAGACGACCATGATATTGATTGCAAGATTGACGGCTTTGGGGCGATGAAGTTGAAGTCTAGTGTGGTGAAAAAGGCGTGA
- the dtd gene encoding D-aminoacyl-tRNA deacylase has protein sequence MKALIQRVKSAHVAVDGQIIGQIQSGVLAYIGIGKDDDFDKACKLIDKILTYRIFENTTDADKLGKMDKSVSDVDGGLLLVSQFTLMAKTDKGRRPDFAPAMPPSDARILFDKLVNYAKSVHDDVATGEFGASMAVTAVNDGPINFLLEV, from the coding sequence ATGAAAGCTCTAATCCAACGAGTCAAGTCCGCCCATGTCGCTGTGGACGGTCAAATCATCGGGCAAATCCAGTCAGGCGTGCTTGCCTATATTGGCATTGGTAAAGATGATGATTTTGACAAGGCGTGCAAGTTGATTGACAAAATTCTGACTTACCGTATTTTTGAAAACACCACCGATGCAGACAAACTTGGCAAAATGGACAAATCGGTGTCTGATGTTGATGGCGGACTGCTATTGGTGTCGCAATTTACCCTGATGGCAAAAACCGACAAGGGTCGCCGCCCTGACTTTGCCCCTGCCATGCCCCCATCTGACGCACGCATTTTGTTTGACAAATTGGTGAATTATGCCAAATCGGTGCATGATGATGTGGCGACAGGCGAATTTGGGGCGAGTATGGCGGTAACGGCAGTCAATGACGGTCCAATCAATTTTTTATTGGAAGTATAA
- the ygfZ gene encoding CAF17-like 4Fe-4S cluster assembly/insertion protein YgfZ: MTDITFYQLKLTGKDAAKFLQGQLTVNVDKLSDTFTPCAISDLKGRVQFGLWVARTADDAFTLITSADCMNDLTTHIKKYGAFSKFGTSEPGVIYPAIQDDLPTFSEQADESDFANWAKLSIESGNYWITKATQGLFQPQELRLHQRGGVDYDKGCYLGQEIIARLWFKASPKAYLHRVLLDKAVQAGDKLDKIQIVNGIMTADGFDALVIGSPDQVTQAGQILRLPQALTGDVARG, from the coding sequence ATGACAGACATCACTTTTTATCAATTAAAACTGACAGGCAAAGACGCCGCCAAATTTTTACAAGGTCAATTAACCGTCAATGTGGATAAATTGTCCGACACCTTCACGCCTTGTGCCATCAGCGATTTGAAGGGGCGTGTGCAATTTGGCTTGTGGGTCGCTCGCACGGCTGATGATGCTTTTACACTCATCACTTCTGCCGATTGTATGAATGACTTGACCACTCACATCAAAAAATACGGAGCATTTTCAAAATTTGGCACCAGCGAACCTGGTGTCATTTATCCTGCCATCCAAGATGATTTGCCAACTTTTAGTGAGCAAGCAGACGAATCAGACTTTGCAAACTGGGCAAAATTAAGCATTGAATCTGGCAATTATTGGATAACAAAAGCCACGCAAGGACTGTTTCAGCCCCAAGAGCTACGCCTGCATCAGCGAGGGGGCGTGGATTATGACAAGGGGTGCTATTTGGGGCAAGAAATCATCGCTCGCCTATGGTTTAAGGCAAGCCCAAAAGCCTATCTGCACCGTGTTTTACTGGATAAGGCAGTGCAAGCTGGCGACAAATTGGACAAAATCCAAATCGTCAATGGCATCATGACTGCCGATGGGTTTGACGCTTTGGTCATCGGCTCGCCAGACCAAGTCACCCAAGCAGGGCAAATCCTACGCCTACCCCAAGCACTGACAGGCGATGTGGCTCGTGGCTAA
- the rho gene encoding transcription termination factor Rho, with protein sequence MNLTELKRKSVAELLYIAEQMGLENMARSRKQDIIFAILKTHARNGEPIYGDGVLEILPDGFGFLRSSEGSYLAGPDDIYVSPSQIRRFNLQTGDSIAGQIRPPKEQERYFALLKVSEINFDTPDRSRHKLIFENLTPLFPTQQLILEQGNGTTEDLTGRVIDLIAPIGKGQRSIIVAPPKAGKTVLLQNIAQAIAKNHPECHLIVLLIDERPEEVTEMQRTVRGEVVASTFDEPPQRHIQVAEMVIEKAKRLVEHKQDVVILLDSITRLARAYNTVIPSSGKVLTGGVDANALERPKRFFGAARNVEEGGSLTIISTALIDTGSKMDSVIFEEFKGTGNQEITLERDLAERRIFPAINIKKSSTRREERLLDEETLRRVWVLRKLLQPMDDSQATEFLLDRLKDSKTNDEFFSNMTKKATN encoded by the coding sequence ATGAATCTGACCGAACTCAAAAGAAAGTCCGTTGCCGAGCTACTTTATATCGCCGAGCAAATGGGGCTTGAAAACATGGCACGCAGCCGCAAGCAAGACATCATTTTCGCCATCTTAAAAACGCACGCACGCAATGGCGAACCCATTTATGGCGATGGCGTTTTAGAAATCCTGCCTGACGGCTTTGGTTTTTTGCGTTCATCGGAAGGTTCGTATTTGGCAGGTCCTGACGACATCTATGTCAGCCCAAGCCAAATCCGCCGTTTTAACCTACAAACTGGCGACTCCATCGCAGGGCAAATCCGCCCACCCAAAGAACAAGAGCGATATTTTGCCCTGTTAAAGGTCAGCGAAATCAACTTTGACACGCCAGACCGCTCACGCCATAAGCTGATTTTTGAAAACCTAACACCACTTTTCCCAACCCAGCAGCTTATCCTAGAACAAGGTAACGGCACGACCGAAGACTTGACGGGGCGTGTGATTGACCTTATCGCACCGATTGGTAAGGGTCAGCGCTCCATCATCGTCGCTCCTCCAAAAGCAGGTAAAACCGTCCTACTACAAAACATCGCCCAAGCCATCGCCAAAAACCACCCTGAATGCCATCTGATCGTTCTACTTATTGACGAACGCCCAGAAGAAGTGACCGAAATGCAGCGTACGGTGCGTGGCGAAGTGGTGGCATCCACCTTTGATGAACCGCCGCAGCGCCACATTCAAGTCGCCGAGATGGTCATCGAAAAAGCCAAACGCCTTGTGGAGCATAAACAAGATGTGGTGATTTTGCTAGACAGCATCACCCGCCTTGCCCGTGCGTACAACACTGTGATTCCATCAAGCGGTAAAGTTTTGACAGGCGGTGTCGATGCCAATGCACTTGAGCGTCCAAAACGCTTTTTTGGTGCGGCACGAAATGTCGAAGAAGGTGGCAGCCTGACCATCATCTCAACCGCCCTGATTGACACAGGCTCGAAGATGGACAGCGTGATTTTTGAAGAATTTAAAGGCACAGGCAACCAAGAAATCACCTTAGAGCGAGACCTTGCCGAGCGCCGTATTTTCCCTGCGATCAACATCAAAAAATCATCCACTCGCCGTGAAGAGCGCCTGCTCGATGAAGAGACTTTAAGAAGAGTGTGGGTACTTCGTAAACTGCTACAACCGATGGATGATTCACAAGCGACCGAATTTTTGCTTGACCGCCTAAAAGACTCAAAAACCAACGACGAGTTTTTTAGCAACATGACCAAAAAAGCGACCAACTAA